In Burkholderia sp. NRF60-BP8, a single window of DNA contains:
- the panC gene encoding pantoate--beta-alanine ligase, whose translation MKVISSIQELRDQLRGQNRTAFVPTMGNLHEGHLSLMRLARQHGDPVVASIFVNRLQFGPNEDFDKYPRTLQDDIEKLQQENVYVLFAPTERDMYPEPQEYRVLPPDDLGGILEGEFRPGFFAGVCTVVTKLMSCVQPRVAVFGKKDYQQLMIVRRMCQQLALPVDIVAAETVRDEDGLALSSRNRYLTTDERKEAPELAKTLQRVRDSVLGGERDLGKLERHAHTHLAERGWVPDYIAIRRRANLIAPSAAELEAGEPLVVLAAAKLGATRLIDNLEI comes from the coding sequence ATGAAAGTCATCAGCTCGATCCAGGAACTGCGCGACCAGCTGCGCGGACAGAACCGCACGGCGTTCGTGCCGACGATGGGCAACCTGCACGAAGGGCACCTGTCGCTGATGCGCCTCGCGCGCCAGCACGGCGACCCGGTCGTGGCGAGCATCTTCGTCAACCGGCTGCAATTCGGCCCGAACGAGGATTTCGACAAGTATCCGCGCACGCTCCAGGACGATATCGAGAAGCTGCAGCAGGAAAACGTGTACGTGCTGTTCGCGCCGACCGAGCGCGACATGTACCCCGAGCCGCAGGAATACCGCGTGCTGCCGCCGGACGATCTCGGCGGGATTCTCGAAGGCGAATTCCGTCCGGGCTTCTTCGCCGGCGTGTGCACGGTGGTCACGAAGCTGATGTCCTGCGTGCAGCCGCGCGTCGCCGTGTTCGGCAAGAAGGACTACCAGCAGTTGATGATCGTGCGCCGGATGTGCCAGCAGCTCGCGCTGCCGGTCGACATCGTCGCAGCCGAAACCGTGCGCGACGAGGACGGCCTCGCACTGTCGTCGCGCAACCGCTACCTGACCACCGACGAGCGCAAGGAAGCGCCCGAACTGGCGAAAACGCTGCAGCGCGTGCGCGACAGCGTGCTCGGCGGCGAACGCGATCTCGGCAAGCTCGAGCGGCACGCGCACACGCACCTGGCCGAACGCGGCTGGGTGCCCGACTACATCGCGATCCGCCGCCGCGCGAACCTGATCGCACCGAGCGCCGCCGAACTCGAAGCCGGCGAGCCGCTCGTCGTGCTCGCGGCCGCGAAGCTCGGCGCGACGCGCCTCATCGACAACCTGGAAATCTGA
- the cbiB gene encoding adenosylcobinamide-phosphate synthase CbiB, giving the protein MLMLSLPVVAMLAVAAALVDRAIGEPAGWHPLVAFGRVAARIEAALNTGRRGRLVGVAAWLAAVVPPVAVAAWLVCALPWPFAAALHVALLWFALGAKSLADHVAPIAAALLRRDLDAARTLTARIVSRDTGSADEGALSRAAVESALENGNDAIFGALFWFVVAGGPGALLFRLANTLDAMWGYRTPRFLTFGWAAARIDDALNWMPARLTAASYALLGDTAAAWRCWRTQARHWDSPNAGPVMAAGAGSLNVQLGGPAVYHGEIEDRPALGTGATATAVHIVAALSLVTRTLALWLALLVASGALVMATHHV; this is encoded by the coding sequence ATGCTGATGCTGTCGCTGCCCGTCGTCGCGATGCTCGCGGTCGCGGCCGCGCTCGTCGACCGCGCCATCGGCGAGCCGGCCGGCTGGCATCCGCTCGTCGCGTTCGGCCGCGTCGCCGCGCGCATCGAAGCCGCGCTGAACACGGGCCGGCGCGGCCGCCTGGTCGGCGTCGCCGCATGGCTCGCGGCGGTCGTGCCGCCGGTGGCCGTCGCGGCCTGGCTCGTCTGCGCGCTGCCGTGGCCGTTCGCGGCTGCGCTGCACGTCGCGCTGCTGTGGTTCGCGCTCGGCGCGAAGAGCCTCGCCGACCACGTCGCGCCGATCGCCGCCGCGCTGCTGCGGCGCGACCTCGACGCGGCGCGCACGCTGACCGCACGCATCGTGTCGCGCGACACCGGCAGCGCGGACGAAGGCGCGCTGTCGCGCGCGGCCGTCGAATCGGCGCTCGAGAACGGCAACGACGCGATCTTCGGCGCGCTCTTCTGGTTCGTCGTCGCGGGCGGTCCCGGCGCGTTGCTGTTCCGGCTCGCAAACACGCTCGACGCGATGTGGGGCTATCGCACGCCCCGCTTCCTGACCTTCGGCTGGGCTGCCGCACGCATCGACGACGCGCTGAACTGGATGCCCGCACGCCTCACCGCCGCGAGCTACGCGCTGCTCGGCGACACGGCCGCCGCGTGGCGCTGCTGGCGCACGCAGGCGCGCCACTGGGACAGCCCGAACGCGGGCCCCGTCATGGCCGCGGGTGCCGGCAGCCTGAACGTGCAGCTCGGCGGCCCGGCCGTCTATCACGGCGAGATCGAGGATCGCCCGGCGCTCGGCACCGGCGCCACGGCAACTGCCGTCCACATCGTCGCCGCGCTGTCGCTCGTCACGCGCACGCTCGCCCTGTGGCTCGCGCTGCTGGTCGCGAGCGGCGCACTCGTCATGGCCACCCATCATGTCTGA
- a CDS encoding cobyric acid synthase, with the protein MNAPEPRPRGTLMIQGTTSDAGKSTLVAGLCRLARRGGARVAPFKPQNMALNSAVTVDGGEIGRAQALQALAAGVAPHTDFNPVLLKPTSDRGAQVIIHGKARTNLDARAYHDYKPVAFDAVLESYARLRAGYDTVIVEGAGSPAEINLRDGDIANMGFAERVDCPVVLVADIDRGGVFAHLVGTLACLSDSERARVRGFVINRFRGDRALLEPGLDWLRARTGKPVFGVLPYLHGLLLDAEDMLPAQARSAAARGDGGVLRVVVPALPRISNHTDFDPLRAHPQVEFTYWKSGPVPDADLLILPGSKSVQRDLAWLRDTGWDALIRRHLRYGGKVIGICGGMQMLGRTLDDPLGLEGAPGSVAGFGLLDFDTTLQPDKTLKNVTGQLALPGEAAVRGYEIHMGDTRGPALATPALTLAADAAQDGVRPDGAMSADGQILATYVHGLFDAPDACAALLAWAGLDGAARIDYPALREASLERLADTFAAHLDLDALYAEFR; encoded by the coding sequence ATGAATGCACCCGAGCCGCGGCCGCGCGGCACGCTGATGATCCAGGGCACGACGTCCGACGCGGGCAAGAGCACGCTCGTCGCGGGCCTGTGCCGCCTCGCGCGCCGCGGCGGCGCACGCGTGGCGCCGTTCAAGCCGCAGAACATGGCGCTCAATAGCGCGGTGACGGTCGACGGCGGCGAGATCGGCCGCGCACAGGCGTTGCAGGCGCTGGCCGCCGGCGTCGCGCCGCATACGGATTTCAATCCGGTCCTGCTGAAGCCGACGAGCGATCGCGGCGCGCAGGTGATCATTCACGGCAAGGCGCGCACGAACCTCGACGCGCGGGCGTACCACGACTACAAGCCGGTCGCGTTCGATGCGGTACTCGAATCGTATGCGCGCCTGCGCGCCGGGTACGACACGGTGATCGTCGAAGGCGCCGGCAGTCCGGCCGAGATCAACCTGCGCGACGGCGACATCGCGAACATGGGGTTTGCCGAGCGCGTCGACTGCCCGGTCGTGCTCGTCGCCGACATCGATCGCGGCGGCGTGTTCGCGCATCTGGTCGGCACGCTCGCCTGCCTGTCGGACAGCGAGCGCGCGCGCGTGCGCGGCTTCGTGATCAACCGCTTCCGCGGCGACCGCGCGCTGCTCGAACCCGGGCTCGACTGGCTGCGCGCCCGGACGGGCAAGCCGGTGTTCGGCGTGCTGCCGTACCTGCACGGGCTGCTGCTCGACGCGGAGGACATGCTGCCCGCGCAGGCGCGCAGCGCCGCCGCACGCGGCGATGGCGGCGTGTTGCGCGTCGTCGTGCCCGCGCTGCCGCGCATCAGCAACCACACCGATTTCGACCCGCTGCGCGCGCATCCGCAGGTCGAATTCACGTACTGGAAGAGCGGCCCCGTGCCCGACGCGGACCTGCTGATCCTGCCCGGTTCGAAGAGCGTGCAGCGCGACCTCGCGTGGCTGCGCGACACGGGCTGGGACGCGCTGATCCGGCGTCATCTGCGCTACGGCGGCAAGGTGATCGGCATCTGCGGCGGCATGCAGATGCTCGGCCGCACGCTCGACGATCCGCTCGGCCTCGAAGGTGCGCCCGGCAGCGTGGCGGGGTTCGGGCTGCTCGATTTCGACACGACGCTGCAACCCGACAAGACGCTGAAGAACGTGACCGGGCAACTCGCGCTGCCGGGCGAGGCAGCCGTGCGCGGTTACGAGATCCACATGGGCGACACGCGCGGGCCGGCGCTCGCGACGCCCGCGCTGACGCTGGCCGCCGATGCCGCGCAGGATGGCGTGCGTCCCGACGGCGCGATGTCGGCCGACGGCCAGATCCTCGCGACCTATGTGCACGGGTTGTTCGACGCGCCCGACGCGTGCGCGGCGCTGCTCGCGTGGGCGGGGCTCGATGGGGCGGCGCGCATCGACTACCCGGCGCTGCGCGAGGCTTCGCTCGAGCGGCTGGCCGACACGTTCGCCGCGCATCTCGACCTCGACGCGCTGTACGCCGAGTTTCGGTGA
- a CDS encoding cobalamin-binding protein: MRPRPFRRLAPAALLAALAHAPLVHADVATRDDAGNTVTLPAPAQRVISLAPHATELVYAAGGGAKLVGTVTYSDYPAAAQAVPRVGDNKALDLERIAALKPDLIVVWRHGNAERQTDALRALHIPLFFSEPKHLDDVSSSLRRLGTLLGTQPTADAAAAAFTRDLAALRARYAARPPVTLFFQVWDRPLTTLNGAHLIDEVFELCGGRNVFASLKPLAPTVTDEAVLAANPEAIVTTSAGATRSTEPLPSLARWRAWPALKAVARHNLFAIDGDLLTRPSPRIVQGAAALCEDLDAARARRSAR, translated from the coding sequence ATGAGGCCGCGCCCGTTCCGCCGGCTCGCGCCGGCCGCACTGCTCGCGGCGCTCGCTCATGCGCCGCTCGTCCACGCCGATGTCGCGACACGCGACGACGCCGGCAACACGGTCACGCTGCCCGCGCCCGCGCAGCGCGTGATCAGCCTCGCGCCGCACGCGACCGAGCTCGTCTACGCGGCCGGCGGCGGCGCGAAGCTCGTCGGCACCGTCACGTACAGCGACTATCCGGCCGCCGCGCAAGCGGTGCCGCGCGTCGGCGATAACAAGGCGCTCGATCTCGAACGCATCGCCGCGCTGAAGCCCGACCTGATCGTCGTCTGGCGGCACGGCAACGCCGAGCGGCAGACCGATGCGCTGCGCGCGCTGCACATCCCGCTGTTCTTCAGCGAACCGAAGCATCTCGACGACGTGTCGTCGTCGCTGCGCCGGCTCGGCACGCTGCTCGGCACGCAACCGACCGCCGATGCCGCCGCCGCTGCGTTCACGCGGGACCTCGCGGCGCTACGCGCACGCTACGCGGCACGCCCGCCCGTCACGCTGTTCTTCCAGGTGTGGGACCGCCCGCTGACGACGCTCAACGGCGCGCACCTGATCGACGAAGTATTCGAACTGTGCGGCGGGCGCAACGTATTCGCGTCGCTCAAGCCGCTCGCGCCGACCGTGACCGACGAGGCCGTGCTCGCGGCGAATCCGGAAGCGATCGTGACGACGAGCGCGGGGGCGACCCGTTCGACCGAACCGCTGCCGAGCCTCGCGCGGTGGCGTGCATGGCCCGCGCTGAAGGCCGTCGCGCGCCACAACCTGTTCGCGATCGACGGCGATCTGCTGACGCGGCCGTCGCCGCGGATCGTGCAGGGCGCGGCCGCGCTGTGCGAGGATCTGGATGCCGCGCGTGCGCGGCGGTCGGCGCGCTGA
- the cobU gene encoding bifunctional adenosylcobinamide kinase/adenosylcobinamide-phosphate guanylyltransferase → MIPHDLTFVLGGARSGKSAHAERLAADSGRPVTYIATATAADAEFAQRIAHHRARRPAAWGFADAPVDLAGTLARLDDPHACLLVDCLTLWLTNLLCPADGEPLDDAQYATHVERLEHALRGARAKVIVVSNEIGLGVVPLGSVTRRYVDELGRLNQRVAALATRVTLLVAGLPLDLKASAQPC, encoded by the coding sequence ATGATTCCGCACGACCTCACCTTCGTCCTCGGCGGCGCGCGCTCGGGCAAGAGCGCGCATGCCGAGCGGCTCGCCGCCGACAGCGGCCGCCCCGTCACCTACATCGCGACCGCGACCGCCGCCGATGCCGAATTCGCGCAGCGCATCGCGCATCATCGCGCGCGCCGGCCGGCCGCCTGGGGGTTCGCCGACGCGCCGGTCGATCTCGCGGGCACGCTCGCGCGGCTCGACGATCCGCACGCGTGCCTGCTCGTCGACTGCCTGACGCTATGGCTCACGAACCTGCTGTGCCCCGCCGACGGCGAACCGCTCGACGACGCGCAGTACGCGACGCACGTCGAGCGGCTCGAGCACGCATTGCGCGGCGCGCGCGCGAAGGTGATCGTCGTCAGCAACGAGATCGGGCTCGGCGTCGTGCCGCTCGGGTCGGTCACGCGCCGCTACGTCGACGAGCTCGGGCGCCTGAACCAGCGCGTCGCCGCGCTCGCGACGCGCGTCACGCTGCTGGTTGCCGGGCTGCCGCTCGACCTCAAGGCGAGCGCGCAGCCATGCTGA
- the cobD gene encoding threonine-phosphate decarboxylase CobD: MSDSSIAHGGNLHEAARRHGIPYDAWLDLSTGINPAGFPVPPVPADAWRRLPDDGDGLAACAAQYYRAPDAAHVLPVAGSQAAIRALPGLLPAGDAGVAALAYGEYAPAFARHGHRVVALDIRADTLPATLRHVIVGNPNNPTAEFVPTARLLGWHAQLAARGGTLIVDEAFADTGATPSLAPQVDRPGLVVLRSVGKFFGLAGIRAGFVLACPDRIVALRDRLGAWTVSGPARHAVAAAFADRAWQAAARERLAADGERLAALLRTHGFAVRATPLFSWTDDPRAEALHAALATRGIWTRRFPTPSSVRVGLPGSEAEWRRLGDALAHCVPLLQRVPA, from the coding sequence ATGTCTGATTCATCCATCGCGCACGGCGGCAACCTGCACGAAGCCGCCCGCCGCCACGGCATTCCGTACGACGCGTGGCTCGACCTGTCGACCGGCATCAATCCGGCGGGCTTCCCGGTGCCGCCCGTCCCGGCCGACGCATGGCGCCGACTACCCGACGACGGCGACGGCCTCGCGGCCTGCGCCGCGCAGTACTACCGCGCGCCCGATGCCGCGCACGTGCTGCCGGTCGCCGGCAGCCAGGCCGCGATCCGCGCGTTGCCCGGCTTGCTGCCGGCCGGCGACGCCGGCGTCGCGGCGCTCGCGTACGGCGAATATGCGCCCGCGTTCGCGCGCCACGGCCATCGTGTCGTCGCGCTGGACATCCGCGCCGATACGCTGCCCGCGACGCTGCGCCACGTCATCGTCGGGAATCCGAACAATCCGACCGCCGAGTTCGTGCCGACCGCGCGCCTGCTCGGCTGGCATGCGCAACTGGCGGCACGCGGCGGAACGCTGATCGTCGACGAAGCGTTCGCCGATACGGGCGCCACGCCATCGCTCGCGCCGCAGGTCGATCGTCCCGGCCTCGTCGTGCTGCGCTCGGTCGGCAAGTTCTTCGGGCTCGCCGGAATCCGCGCGGGCTTCGTGCTCGCGTGCCCCGACCGCATCGTCGCGTTGCGCGACAGACTCGGCGCGTGGACGGTCAGCGGCCCCGCACGCCACGCGGTCGCCGCGGCGTTCGCCGATCGCGCGTGGCAAGCTGCCGCCCGCGAGCGGCTCGCGGCCGACGGCGAACGACTGGCCGCGCTATTGCGCACGCACGGCTTCGCGGTTCGCGCGACACCGCTCTTCAGTTGGACCGACGACCCGCGAGCCGAGGCGCTGCATGCGGCGCTCGCGACGCGCGGGATCTGGACGCGGCGCTTCCCGACCCCGTCGAGCGTGCGCGTCGGCCTGCCGGGCAGCGAAGCCGAATGGCGGCGCCTCGGCGATGCGCTCGCACATTGCGTGCCGCTGCTGCAGCGAGTCCCGGCATGA
- a CDS encoding autotransporter assembly complex protein TamA, whose amino-acid sequence MAGQSNQQAHTAHDAGPRAARDRAGAAARVARAALAGCLAACFALPAHAKYDVDIDAPRSIRKLLKTHLDIARFAKRDDISDDQFDFLVTATPQQVRDLAATAGYFSPVVRTDVRTRDGKRDVRIAVDPGKQTVVSTVDLAFKGPVETEDPAQETATRFAFSMKPGDPFTQSDWDDAKGAALRQLQARRYLGAKIASSEARIDPRTQRATLAVTFDSGPTFTIGKVDVDGVRRYPEKIVTNVNPLSEGEIYDVRRINELQRQLQNTPYYASVAIDVGDDTSKPERTPVHVKVSEFPYNNIRGGVGFATDTGPHVQGSYTYLDTFGAAWPLTVSGRLDQIQQYGQVQLSMPPGEKGWTNSVLASYTNTNVSDTRIYSARVGVQRTRTGQFIDYSYSLMYYQDRLDQNGAGPTTSRALVPQWAWTRRNVDDPLFPRSGNLIHAEAGFAVKHVLADETFIRGYARGQQYLPIGKRDLFVFRAELGGVFTSGSSTGVPASLLFRAGGSNSVRGYGYQSIGNSVDGSVLPTKYLVTGTAEYQHWFNRDWGAATFFDIGTATDAWGERVFYPGVGVGARWRSPVGPINVDVAYGLRNHSVRPYLTLGIAF is encoded by the coding sequence TTGGCGGGGCAGTCGAACCAGCAAGCACACACGGCACATGACGCGGGCCCGCGCGCGGCACGCGATCGCGCCGGCGCCGCGGCCCGCGTCGCGCGGGCGGCCCTCGCGGGTTGCCTGGCCGCGTGCTTCGCGCTGCCGGCCCACGCGAAGTACGACGTCGACATCGACGCGCCGCGCTCGATCCGCAAGCTCCTCAAGACCCATCTCGATATCGCCCGCTTCGCCAAGCGCGACGACATCAGCGACGACCAGTTCGACTTCCTCGTGACCGCCACGCCGCAGCAGGTGCGCGACCTGGCCGCGACGGCCGGCTATTTCTCGCCGGTCGTGCGTACCGACGTGCGCACCCGCGACGGCAAGCGCGACGTGCGCATCGCGGTCGATCCGGGCAAGCAGACCGTCGTGTCGACGGTCGACCTGGCGTTCAAGGGGCCCGTCGAAACCGAAGATCCGGCGCAGGAGACGGCCACCCGTTTCGCGTTCTCGATGAAGCCGGGCGACCCGTTCACGCAGTCCGACTGGGACGATGCGAAGGGGGCGGCGCTCCGGCAGTTGCAGGCGCGCCGCTATCTCGGCGCGAAGATCGCGTCGTCCGAGGCGCGCATCGATCCGCGCACGCAGCGCGCGACGCTCGCGGTCACGTTCGACAGCGGCCCGACGTTTACGATCGGCAAGGTCGATGTCGACGGCGTGCGCCGTTATCCGGAAAAGATCGTCACGAACGTCAATCCGCTGTCGGAAGGCGAGATCTACGACGTGCGGCGGATCAACGAATTGCAGCGGCAGTTGCAGAACACGCCGTACTACGCGAGCGTCGCGATCGACGTCGGCGACGATACGTCGAAGCCCGAGCGCACGCCCGTGCACGTGAAGGTCAGCGAGTTCCCGTACAACAACATCCGCGGCGGCGTCGGCTTCGCCACCGATACCGGGCCGCACGTGCAAGGCTCCTATACGTATCTCGACACCTTCGGCGCCGCGTGGCCGCTGACCGTGTCGGGTCGGCTCGACCAGATCCAGCAGTACGGGCAGGTCCAGCTGTCGATGCCGCCGGGCGAGAAGGGCTGGACCAACAGCGTGCTCGCGTCGTACACGAACACCAACGTGTCCGACACGCGTATCTACAGCGCGCGGGTCGGCGTGCAGCGCACGCGCACCGGCCAGTTCATCGACTATTCGTATTCGCTGATGTATTACCAGGACCGGCTCGACCAGAACGGCGCGGGGCCGACCACGAGCCGCGCGCTCGTGCCGCAATGGGCGTGGACCCGCCGCAACGTCGACGATCCGCTGTTTCCGCGTTCGGGCAACCTGATTCACGCGGAGGCGGGCTTTGCGGTCAAGCACGTGCTGGCCGACGAAACCTTCATCCGCGGCTACGCGCGCGGGCAGCAGTACCTGCCGATCGGCAAGCGCGACCTGTTCGTGTTCCGCGCGGAGCTCGGCGGCGTGTTTACGAGCGGCAGCTCGACCGGCGTGCCGGCGTCGCTGCTGTTCCGCGCCGGCGGCTCGAATTCGGTGCGCGGCTACGGCTACCAGAGCATCGGCAACAGCGTCGACGGCTCCGTTCTGCCGACCAAGTATCTGGTGACGGGCACGGCCGAATACCAGCACTGGTTCAACCGCGACTGGGGCGCCGCGACGTTCTTCGACATCGGCACCGCGACCGATGCGTGGGGCGAGCGCGTGTTTTACCCGGGCGTGGGCGTCGGGGCGCGCTGGCGCAGCCCGGTCGGCCCGATCAACGTCGACGTCGCGTACGGGTTGCGCAATCACAGCGTGCGCCCGTACCTGACGCTCGGCATCGCTTTCTGA
- the panD gene encoding aspartate 1-decarboxylase has protein sequence MQRHMLKSKIHRAAVTHCELHYEGSCAIDEDLLEAAGLIENERIDIWNINNGERFSTYAIKGERGSGMISLNGSAARRAQLGDLVIIAAFAMVDEAELQAGWKPKLVFIDDGNKIKGHRDHVPTQSWS, from the coding sequence ATGCAGCGCCACATGCTCAAATCGAAGATCCACCGTGCGGCGGTCACGCACTGCGAACTGCATTACGAAGGTTCGTGCGCGATCGACGAAGACCTGCTCGAAGCGGCGGGCCTGATCGAAAACGAACGGATCGACATCTGGAACATCAACAACGGCGAGCGCTTCTCGACGTACGCGATCAAGGGCGAGCGCGGCAGCGGGATGATCTCGCTGAACGGCTCCGCCGCGCGCCGCGCGCAGCTCGGCGACCTCGTGATCATCGCGGCGTTCGCGATGGTCGACGAAGCCGAATTGCAGGCCGGCTGGAAGCCGAAGCTCGTGTTCATCGACGACGGCAACAAGATCAAGGGCCACCGGGACCACGTGCCGACGCAGAGCTGGAGCTGA
- a CDS encoding DoxX family protein codes for MNANRLNDFAATLLRVALGVLYLAHVAQKVFVFTLPGTAQFFTSIGLPGWLAYLTTFVELAGGLALLAGFRVRIAALVLLPFMLGALAAHLPNGWSFSSPHGGWEYPAFWAVTLAVQALLGGGAFAIGAAEAAAGRA; via the coding sequence ATGAACGCCAACCGCCTGAACGATTTCGCCGCGACGTTGCTGCGCGTCGCCCTCGGCGTGCTGTACCTCGCGCACGTCGCGCAGAAAGTATTCGTCTTCACGCTGCCCGGCACCGCGCAGTTCTTCACGTCGATCGGCCTGCCGGGCTGGCTCGCGTACCTGACCACGTTCGTCGAACTGGCGGGCGGCCTGGCGCTGCTCGCGGGGTTCCGCGTGCGCATCGCCGCGCTGGTGCTGCTGCCGTTCATGCTCGGCGCGCTCGCCGCGCATCTGCCGAACGGCTGGAGCTTCTCGTCGCCGCACGGCGGCTGGGAATATCCGGCGTTCTGGGCCGTCACGCTGGCCGTGCAGGCCCTGCTGGGCGGCGGCGCGTTCGCGATCGGCGCGGCGGAGGCCGCGGCCGGGCGCGCGTAA
- a CDS encoding DUF3460 family protein, with protein sequence MPYQSDVTQFLNQLKQQKPTLEEEQRKGRSLLWDKQPIDLDERAEQQESRVKQTPYVYYQNF encoded by the coding sequence ATGCCGTACCAGTCCGACGTCACGCAGTTCCTGAACCAGCTCAAGCAGCAGAAGCCGACGCTCGAGGAAGAGCAACGCAAGGGCCGTTCCCTGTTGTGGGACAAGCAGCCGATCGATCTCGACGAGCGCGCCGAGCAGCAGGAATCGCGCGTGAAGCAAACGCCGTACGTCTACTACCAGAACTTCTGA
- a CDS encoding segregation and condensation protein A encodes MSAADEASAARQDDAIAAPAGADSTPDTVDGVAAFARLYGEPLFKLPQDLYIPPDALEVFLETFEGPLDLLLYLIRKQNFNVLDIPMAQVTAQYLGYVDQIRTSNLELAAEYLLMAAMLIEIKSRMLLPVKKADTGEEAEDPRAELVRRLLEYEQMKLAAQRLDQLPQLGRDFLRAEVYIEQSVTPRFPDVNSDDLRAAWADVLKRAKLVQHHKISREELSVREHMSLILRRLQNARFMEFADLFDTSRGVPVVVVNFIAMLELARESLLEITQAEPFAPIYVRLAYLPA; translated from the coding sequence GTGAGCGCCGCCGACGAGGCCAGCGCCGCCCGGCAGGACGACGCGATCGCCGCGCCCGCGGGCGCCGATTCGACGCCCGACACGGTCGACGGTGTCGCGGCCTTCGCTCGCCTGTACGGCGAGCCGCTCTTCAAGCTGCCGCAGGATCTCTACATCCCGCCCGACGCGCTCGAGGTGTTCCTCGAGACGTTCGAAGGCCCGCTCGACCTGCTGCTGTACCTGATCCGCAAGCAGAACTTCAACGTGCTCGACATCCCGATGGCGCAGGTCACCGCGCAGTATCTGGGCTACGTCGACCAGATCCGCACGTCGAATCTCGAGCTGGCGGCCGAATACCTGCTGATGGCCGCGATGCTGATCGAAATCAAGTCGCGGATGCTGCTGCCGGTCAAGAAGGCCGACACCGGCGAGGAAGCCGAGGATCCGCGCGCCGAACTCGTGCGCCGGCTGCTCGAGTACGAGCAGATGAAGCTCGCCGCGCAGCGGCTCGACCAGTTGCCGCAGCTCGGCCGCGATTTCCTGCGCGCCGAGGTGTATATCGAGCAAAGCGTCACGCCGCGCTTTCCCGACGTGAATTCGGACGATCTGCGCGCCGCGTGGGCCGACGTGCTCAAGCGCGCGAAGCTCGTCCAGCATCACAAGATCTCCCGCGAGGAGCTGTCGGTGCGCGAACACATGAGCCTGATCCTGCGCCGGCTGCAGAACGCGCGCTTCATGGAGTTCGCCGACCTGTTCGACACGTCGCGCGGCGTGCCGGTCGTCGTCGTGAACTTCATCGCGATGCTCGAACTCGCGCGCGAATCGCTGCTCGAGATCACGCAGGCCGAGCCGTTCGCGCCGATCTACGTGCGCCTCGCGTACCTGCCCGCGTAA
- a CDS encoding ParA family protein, whose product MTVIVVANPKGGVGKSTLSTNLAGYFAAQGAWVALADLDRQQSAHAWLDLRPAGLPTIEAWDLDPDAPSKPPRGLEYAVIDTPAGLHGTRLNVALQLADKVIVPLQPSMFDILATQQFLERLAGEKAVRKGGVEVGIVGMRVDARTRSSDQLHRFVEGLGLPVLGYVRDTQNYVQIAAHGLTLWDVAKSRVEKDLEQWRPIVEWAERRMPKADKAAKAS is encoded by the coding sequence ATGACGGTCATCGTGGTGGCGAATCCGAAGGGCGGCGTGGGGAAGAGCACGCTGTCCACCAATCTAGCCGGCTATTTCGCGGCGCAGGGCGCGTGGGTCGCGCTGGCCGACCTGGACCGGCAGCAGTCCGCGCATGCGTGGCTCGACCTGCGGCCGGCCGGCTTGCCGACGATCGAGGCGTGGGATCTCGATCCGGACGCGCCGTCGAAGCCGCCGCGCGGCCTCGAATATGCGGTGATCGATACGCCGGCCGGCCTGCACGGCACGCGGCTCAACGTCGCGCTGCAACTGGCCGACAAGGTGATCGTGCCGCTGCAGCCGTCGATGTTCGATATTCTCGCGACCCAGCAGTTTCTGGAGCGCCTCGCCGGCGAGAAGGCCGTGCGCAAGGGCGGCGTCGAGGTCGGGATCGTCGGGATGCGGGTCGATGCGCGCACGCGCTCGTCCGATCAACTGCACCGGTTCGTCGAAGGGCTCGGCCTGCCGGTGCTCGGCTACGTGCGCGACACGCAGAACTACGTGCAGATCGCCGCGCACGGCCTGACGCTGTGGGACGTCGCGAAGAGCCGCGTCGAGAAGGATCTCGAACAGTGGCGGCCGATCGTCGAATGGGCCGAGCGCCGCATGCCGAAGGCCGACAAGGCCGCGAAAGCGTCCTGA